One Watersipora subatra chromosome 4, tzWatSuba1.1, whole genome shotgun sequence genomic window carries:
- the LOC137394577 gene encoding extended synaptotagmin-2-A-like, which yields MTKIGVEEGLIFTKQLVASLAFSLLGWLVSWWNLSLVGVVFICCIYSWKVTYEKVVKLQKEKTKHFFKNEKHAIQEILEDIPKWVFFPDIERVEWINKIALQLWPDVTSYVRNFLENTLEAKIQASLSSKLRPFRFKKIDLGDQPPRITGVKVYTHHVGDDEIIIDMDVFYAGDMAVGIKISQFEAGVKDIQLKGTLRLILKPILRQPPFVGGIQLYFLTNPTLNFALTDVARVLEIPGLHALLTATILTQIGNYLILPNKLIYCLSSSVQPAQLLHTEPKGVLRVHLVEAKNLRGHDLTTKSDPYVKMTVASECYSSKVIMNCHNPVWKNEIHHFTVMELDGVDLQLQLFDKDDTSNDDLLGSCSPSVLLPLRIPFG from the exons ATGACGAAAATTGGTGTGGAAGAAGGACTGATTTTCACCAAGCAGCTGGTGGCATCTTTAGCTTTTTCTCTTCTTGGATGGTTGGTCTCTTGGTGGAATTTGAGTCTAGTTGGAGTCGTGTTTATTTGCTGCATCTACAGTTGGAAAGTTACCTACGAGAAGGTTGTGAAACTCCAGAAGGAGAAAACTAAGCATTTCTTCAAGAATGAAAAACATGCAATTCAGGAGATATTGGAAGACATTCCAAAATGG GTCTTCTTCCCTGACATTGAGAGGGTTGAATGGATAAACAAG ATAGCTCTTCAGCTGTGGCCTGACGTAACAAGTTATGTAAGGAATTTTCTTGAGAACACATTGGAAGCAAAGATTCAAGCATCACTTTCCAGCAAGTTGCGTCCATTCCGGTTCAAAAAGATCGACCTAGGTGACCAG CCACCACGGATAACTGGAGTCAAAGTCTACACCCACCATGTTGGAGACGATGAGATCATCATTGATATGGATGTGTT CTATGCAGGAGATATGGCTGTTGGTATTAAGATCTCGCAGTTTGAGGCGGGTGTGAAGGACATTCAACTCAAAGGCACTCTCAGGCTAATTCTGAAGCCCATTCTTCGGCAACCCCCTTTCGTTGGAGGAATTCAGCTCTACTTCCTCACTAATCCT ACATTAAACTTTGCGCTGACAGACGTAGCACGTGTTCTCGAGATACCAGGGCTTCACGCTCTTCTAACAGCCACCATTCTCACCCAAATCGGCAACTACCTGATTCTGCCTAACAAGCTAATCTACTGCCTCTCTAGCTCCGTACAACCAGCTCAGCTTTTACACACTGAGCCCAAG GGTGTCCTGAGAGTACACCTAGTTGAAGCTAAGAACCTGCGCGGACACGATCTTACAACGAAGTCTGACCCATATGTCAAAATGACAG TTGCCTCTGAGTGCTATTCAAGCAAGGTCATCATGAACTGCCACAACCCAGTGTGGAAGAATGAGATCCACCAT TTTACTGTAATGGAATTGGATGGAGTAGACCTCCAGctacagctgtttgacaaagatGACACTTCAAATGATGACCTTCTTGGCAG CTGTTCACCGTCCGTCTTGCTGCCACTGCGCATACCATTTG GATAA